CTGTAATTGTGAGAAATTATGCAGTGAGCTTCATATACCCTATTTGAGATATGAGAGACCTTCTGTATGTGATAAGTATAGAAATAAAGATAAGATAATTTTTGTTGATGATTATGAAGAATTAATGGATAAAATAAAAGGCATTAAAGAACTTCAGAACACAAGTAGTACTATTTTAAATACCACAGGCAGTAAAAATATAGATAAATTTATCTGCTCGGGCATTTCAAATAGAATTGTCCATAGAGTTTTGCCTTCAATGGAGGTAATAAAAAATTGTTTTGAGCTAGGCATAAACACAGAAGATATTATTGCCATAAAAGGGCCTATAGGCTATGAACTTAATTTAGGATTTATAGAGCAGTATAATGCAGGGGCGATAGTATTAAAGGACAGTGGAGTTCAGGGGGGTACAGAAGAAAAGATTAAAGCAGCTTTACATAAGGGAATATATATTTTTATAATTGAAAGAAAAAAGAAAATATATGAAGATGTTTTTTATGATCAAAAAGAACTAGTTAAATACATAAAGGATCAGGAACTTTATTGAGAAGGTGAAAAAATTTGGGCAAATTATATGTAGTAGGTATAGGACCTGGAGGTATAGAACATATGACATTGAAGGCAAAACAGGCTATAGAGGAAAGCGAAGTTATTGTGGGCTATACTAAATATATTAAGTTAGTTGAAGATTTAATTGTGGATAAGGAAATAGTTCAAACAGGAATGAGAGGTGAAATAGAACGGTGTAAAAAGGCACTAGAACTGTCACAAAATAAAATAGTCTCTATAATAAGTACAGGTGATGCAGGAATATATGGTATGGCAGGATTAATTTTAGAGGTGAAGGAAGAAAATCACATTGTAGAAATTGTACCTGGAGTAACTGCAGCTGTGGCAGGGGCGGCATTACTTGGAGCACCCCTTATGCATGATAGCTGCTATATAAGCTTGAGTGATTTAATG
This window of the Clostridium kluyveri DSM 555 genome carries:
- a CDS encoding cobalt-precorrin-6A reductase, with protein sequence MIGLISGTSEGKNIVEGLNGFTDNILISTATAYGGELFTNYKYKVLNTRALTLNELRELFLKNNIKVLVDASHPYALDISCNCEKLCSELHIPYLRYERPSVCDKYRNKDKIIFVDDYEELMDKIKGIKELQNTSSTILNTTGSKNIDKFICSGISNRIVHRVLPSMEVIKNCFELGINTEDIIAIKGPIGYELNLGFIEQYNAGAIVLKDSGVQGGTEEKIKAALHKGIYIFIIERKKKIYEDVFYDQKELVKYIKDQELY
- the cobJ gene encoding precorrin-3B C(17)-methyltransferase, whose product is MGKLYVVGIGPGGIEHMTLKAKQAIEESEVIVGYTKYIKLVEDLIVDKEIVQTGMRGEIERCKKALELSQNKIVSIISTGDAGIYGMAGLILEVKEENHIVEIVPGVTAAVAGAALLGAPLMHDSCYISLSDLMTPYNLIKKRVELAAQGDFVISFYNPRSKGRPYYLKECTDLIRKYRHGTTPVGVVRNALRDNEKVKLCTLCTFCEDEVDMLSIVVVGNSNTFIKEGKMITPRGYVF